The window CCTCGAGCTCATACAGGTCGATGGCGATCTCATCGCGGAGCGAGGTGAGCTTCTTGTCACACTCGTCCTGCAGTGAGCGGAGCTGCTGGTTCTGGAGGCTGATGGCGTCGTTCACGGAGGGAAAGTCATTCAGAATCAGGAACTGCTTCAGATCTGAAACCAGCTTCATCAGGGACTCACCGGCACGTACCTGATACAATAATGCAGATGAGGAGAAAAAGGTGAGTTAAGTTGCTTTGGAAGCAGATGTGAATGGCTCTTCCAATTCTTGCGATACTTACAATGTTGGCTGCTCGTACATGCATCTCATAATGGTCTTGCTCTGCTTGGGTTGGTCGAGAAACCTGTGTCTCATCCTCTATCtgagggaagaaggagaaaagagtGGGACCATATTTCTTAACTTATATGTATGGAGGGCAACGAGAAAACAACGAGTAGAAAGAGGACGAGACGGGGAGTTAAGGATAAGTTTACAAtatttcaaatctgtcttaaacaacagtcaggtgaaGCTTCAAATTAGCTTAAGATAATAAGAAATACTTTTTattaagaaatacatttttgcacagaaggaggactgtggattatGGACCCATCACatacattataagtgcattatgaggggatcttttaatggtcagtatgaacagtatgacacgaaaaacatatttcaatgttaatttgggcacttgactgttttttttaagacagacttgtacaattgtgaacccgtcctttcATATCAGGGACAAGCAGGTACCTTCGCAGTTTTGATAATTTCGGTGAAGTTATCCAGGATGGACTTGATGTCATCTTTCAATCTCTTGTTGTAGCTCTGCAGTAAAGTCTCTTTGCTTTGGGGAAGCACTCTCTGAGTAGCCATTGTGCTCAGGAAAAGACTACGCAGCCTACGTTacctgtccacacacacacacacagacacattcaggtgatgaaataaacaataaaaacactgaggACAAAACGCAACCATCACCAGCGAGCACTGTTATTGTT of the Thunnus maccoyii chromosome 9, fThuMac1.1, whole genome shotgun sequence genome contains:
- the med22 gene encoding mediator of RNA polymerase II transcription subunit 22 isoform X2; the encoded protein is MATQRVLPQSKETLLQSYNKRLKDDIKSILDNFTEIIKTAKIEDETQVSRPTQAEQDHYEMHVRAANIVRAGESLMKLVSDLKQFLILNDFPSVNDAISLQNQQLRSLQDECDKKLTSLRDEIAIDLYELEEEYYSSRYK
- the med22 gene encoding mediator of RNA polymerase II transcription subunit 22 isoform X1; this translates as MATQRVLPQSKETLLQSYNKRLKDDIKSILDNFTEIIKTAKIEDETQVSRPTQAEQDHYEMHVRAANIVRAGESLMKLVSDLKQFLILNDFPSVNDAISLQNQQLRSLQDECDKKLTSLRDEIAIDLYELEEEYYSSSYSQWDSTDLPLCEAYRQRDSWASPGSSCSSTQGEREDVDGPPSQETNPQHHLNGHGTTSIEKP